CGAGTTTTCAAAACTCTAGTTCTCATAGTCTGTGTTTAATTGTTGGTTAATTTGTTAAACGCTCTTCATTTTCCATCCTCGTTACACAAGGGGTAACTATCAGTCATCAAGGAAAAGACCAatcaatcacaggcctgcataTCAATCTGATTACTTCGTGTTGTAGCGACAGCTGATTTTAGTCATTGAGTGACGATTTTCCCGTCCCCGCCCCACCCTCTCCAACTCCCCCgattatatgtacatgcaaGCAATGTAGGCCTGGTGTTGTTTctgtttaaaggcccactacctttccggagcaaaatataaaggtttattaaaaacattaataacatcagaaaatacatatcgatggcctaagatgaggttacaacaccaaacatatgcaagatttcctgcgtaatatatgacaACAGctgagagtcatttcgctgttttgccgtctggcgcagtgatagtcaactaccaggcggtatttaggacgacggcgggaaacataagacgacccgcgttatgaaaattaacgttttatttatttaaatcaaattgttcagaaggtgatgatacatgtagtattaacggtaagttaataactcttgcgactatacaaaattatcgatctcgttttacattcccatttcaaaaattaaaagccgtttcggaaaggtagtcgGCCTTTAATGATATTTAGTTACTGAATAAAAATGAACttgaacattattttttacatcaattgtcAATAAACAAATCACATTGCCGTGAAAATGAATAATGTATTACAAACCTGAGAAAGATACAAATCTGTTTTCATAGTTTGATATAGTCCTCTAAACCCgcctatattattattttttttaataataggcaaacaaaaattaaaaaattaaaaagcctacatgtatacatcctcgatattccaggggttccgattacttacgatctctacacccctggactatctcatagtgaaattgaaggcagctcagctgaaaacatttgaccaatcacaggccagcaaagatttcctttgaagactacagagagagcgacgcctaacatcaaagccacacagtcaaccacagtgtaccgttatacggttcttttgatgtacatcaaatgactaaattacctgttctattctgttgcctccagttttactatgagatagtccaggggtgtagagatcgtaagtgatcggaacccctggagtatcgaggatgacatgtatataatataggcaggtttagcggacaaAGTTTGATATACACCCTCATGGGCACTTTAATCATTTCCCTCCTTTCATTGTTTAGAATAATGAAATCATAGAGtttgaagaaaaagaaattgttcGTATATTAGCATGAAAAAGATACGCAATTGCACACCCGGAACCTTAATTCCATGCTGTTTTCATTATTACACACTTACTTCCGGTACACTTGCGCAGAAGCTACTTCCTTTTTTCAATCCACTATGTCGAAGAGAggtatgaaaaatatatgtaccTTTTTAAATCCCACAACATCGACACCattttatatcttaatttcaaataaactCAATTTCTGCAATAATTTAATCTTAGTTTCAACATGGAGTTCGTAATTTCTATGCTGCTTGTCGAATAAATGTTTGAAAACGATCTCTTTAAATCGTAAACATTGGTTTGCATGTGTCTGGCGATCGTTGCAATGTGTGTATATTTCCGTTTGCCAGAATGAGAGATAGGATATCAGCCTTTAGTATTATCTAGAACGTTGCTATGAAAATAAGGATGTTGTGTTTTGGTTTTTATATAATCTAAACAATTCAAATCGACCTCCCATTGGTAAACAACCGGCGAAGGTTGGACTAGTGTCACTGACACTGGTCATGATTGATATTCgagtttttgaaaataattatatgcTATGACAACAAACCATTTTATTACCAGTGCAAGATGTTTATGAATGTGCTCAATGTATGTGATGAtagcaattacatgtatgcataaAGTTTTGTTCGAATGAAAAGTAACGGGAGAACACTTTCCTTATTTCAGGACGTGGAGGTTCCGCGGGAGGAAAATTCCGTATCTCGCTGGCTCTGCCAGTCGGAGCAGTTATCAACTGTGCCGACAACACAGGTATGTTATAAGCAGTTGTACAAAAAAACCTGGATAATTTAAATACTTCCATAATACTATCACTGTGATTCTGTGGCTAGATATATTGAGATCTGTGATGGAACTGGTGATTTACATCTTTTCATTTGATGATTAATTAtcttcacaaaaataaaaacaacttaatagaacacattttattttagttttgagatcaaatagaaattttgtcacttctgtatagactctgataaatataatattgtattgtctAAACTTTCTTTTAGGTGCAAAGAACCTGTATGTTATTGCTGTAAAAGGCATCAAAGGTCGTCTGAACAGAATGCCAGCAGCTGGAGCAGGTGACATGATAGTAGCCACCGTCAAAAAGGGCAAGCCAGAACTTCGAAAAAAAGgtaattatattgaaaaaaagatgattataaaatcaaatttaattgaGCTGCTATAAAAATAGCTTTGGGATATCATTTTAGAAGTGTGTTTAGGGGTGATAGtgaaatatcagaaacatatatacatagagattggaaactcttttctttgtctatgttgacaggcagTAGGACCTCCAGTTtgtaggcattttcccttggctaacttcttttaagtgtattcttttaaacatgatatttttgcataaacataaagtttaaaaattatatcatggtttgatcatgatgtgaacagttttcccaattgatgttatttaatgtgatttttaaaagtatgaaaatgagcaattttacctggtttttcgaaaatcaggcattcaaaaccagaagtgcattttgtttttattaatatataacatattattttttctttccaaaattgtactcaaaccatctgaaaattacttaacttttataacatatcaaagttgttctgctgtatttaactatttaagagtttatctaaaagtCCCTAgggacatacagaggtacatctgcccatcgtaaaaatggcgaagttgccaatctctatgtatatatgtttctggaaatatataggGTCCTTGAAAATGTCGTATTGGGCAAGGGAAAGCCAAGACTAAGACGACTAAGACCCAATACTGTTACTTTTTTTTCATGGACCCAATATATTTCCTTATAACCCATATGCAGgtaaaacactatatatagataattcaTCCCATTGGTAGCCTATTTAATCTCTATCTATTTTATGCAAAAATGTTGGTCTGAGACTTATTTATATTCGAACATTTGTCAGATGTCTCTTTTTAGAATCGCTACTCAAAGGGCCGCgttggctgagtggtaaagatgtcttgacatattaccataaaGCTCTCCATCTCTGGGTGGTGAGTTTGAATCCCTTGTGGGGAAGATGCCAgttactgactgctggtcggtggtttttcttcgggtactccaACTTTCCTCCACAAATGAacccaatctaattaaaattagaccgCTCCAATAAAAATGTGCTGTGTTACGCCCAATACAAGATCGAAACAACACCCCACAGCACACCTTAGCATGACCCCCGGCCTAAAATCAGAACATCTTGCGAGGTACTGTTAGCCGTTTACTGAAGATTTTGTAGGCGACAGGCTGATTGGCTATTAACCTTAGGGGCCATGTTAAGGTGTTAGGACGTCATCATTtgatgtgatttttgtgacgtcatcaggGTTCTCACTAAGTTTTTGAATAGatggttgaaaattaataataggtGATTGATGGCCACAAGCCCCCATGGGGGCCAATAcgtatttctgacaaaaatagccaGTTGTAAACAATGAAATACACAGCTGTTTTTGCCGGCAACCGGCTTTTAACGAGAACCCTGCGTCAATCACAAGAATGTGGGGCTAATTGAtggtaaatcatactttaccgACGTCGTTTCAAGATCTCGAAATCTGTGTATTATGGAGAATTTGAATTAATTGAACTGTGTTGTTCCTAATTAATCATCTACCTGATAAATCATGTTGGGGGAAAGTTCATTGCTCATGAAATATCCATATATTGTAAATACACACATGGAGAAGTTCAAACTAACAAGCAATGAATATGATCTATATGTGATGACTTTGTTTTTCAGTAATGCCTGCTGTGGTGGTGCGGCAACGTAAATCAGTACGGAGGAAGAACGGGGTGTTTATATACTTTGAAGACAATGCAGGGGTGATAGTGAATAACAAGGGAGAAATGAAaggtaaaaaatattaataactttTTGTAcgtctttaattaattatcTCCCGCTTTCTCTGAAatgggggatattaatttgggtttgtccgtctgtctgtaacacttcgtttccgtgcaataaatgtaacaaatgtaaagcgattttcttcaaacttggtgacaaggttaaatgccttaagggcttagccaaaTTTGATCGCaactgtcgatggaccttatttagcagagttatagccctttgaattactaaaaacgtcattttctgccatttccgtgctTTAAAAGTAagaaatgtaaaccaattttcttcaaacttagtaacaaggttataTCTCTTAACGACTAGGACAACTTAGAATCGCAACTTTCAACGGACCTTGTTTAGCAGAGTAATGGCCCTTTGCTTGaataaaaaaagtcagtttctgccccttccgtacaataactctaataaatattaaccgattttcttcaaacttggtaacaaggttgaatgccttaagtgcctggccaggtttgatcaactctttcagcggatgttatttatcagagttatggccctttaatttactacaaatgtcattttctgcagtttctgtgtaataactaacaaatgttaaaactaatattgttaaaatttggtaacaaagttaaatgccttaagggcttaaCCAAGTTCTAAAACATCTTACATTCAAAgaagacttcagtttattttttcatgtttcaaccaaggttaaacctcaataatgtttagctacaatatgtcctgaaagcgggggattgAAATTCCACAAATTTGCTTGTTGAATATCTTCTTACCATGGAACATCCTAGAAAGTTCTGAAATGCAAGATGTTTTCGTTGTGCATAGAAAAAAGTGATTTTTAGAAAGG
This genomic window from Argopecten irradians isolate NY chromosome 4, Ai_NY, whole genome shotgun sequence contains:
- the LOC138321619 gene encoding large ribosomal subunit protein uL14 produces the protein MSKRGRGGSAGGKFRISLALPVGAVINCADNTGAKNLYVIAVKGIKGRLNRMPAAGAGDMIVATVKKGKPELRKKVMPAVVVRQRKSVRRKNGVFIYFEDNAGVIVNNKGEMKGSAITGPVAKECADLWPRIASNASSIS